One window of the Capnocytophaga haemolytica genome contains the following:
- a CDS encoding glycoside hydrolase family 3 C-terminal domain-containing protein, producing MKTKLISAAIFAIFWGQNSVAQEAKKPLYLDVDAPIEARVEDALSRLTLEEKVALCHAQSKFSSAGVPRLGIPENWMTDGPHGIRPEVLWDEWDQAGWTNDKCTAFPALTGLAATWNPEMAHLYGVAIGQEARYRNKNVLLGPGVNIYRTPLNGRNFEYMGEDPFLASRMVVPYVRGVQSQSVAACVKHFALNNQEKNRHTVNVKVDDRALYEIYLPAFKAAVLEGKTWAIMPAYNRYKGEWACQNKYLLQDILRKEWGFDGVTVSDWGGVNNTEAAALNGLDMEFGTWTDGMLENKSNAYDNYFLADPFLKKLKSGEYNEKEVLDPKVRNILRLIFRTTMSVNRPFGQFASPEHFEIARKIGDEAIVLLKNEKNILPIDPKKVKKIAVIGENAIKMMTIGGGSSQLKAAKEVSPLDGLKARFANQVKVEFARGYSSDDYKDQDGLKGNDITDHRPADEMQREAIALAKNADVVVFIGGLNKHDGQDCEGNDRKSYGLPYGQDALISALAKANKRLVVVLISGNATAMPWERQVPVIVQDWYLGSEAGTSLADVLSGDVNPSGKLPFTFPVKLEDNPAIALGEYPGGDDESYNEGILVGYRYADTKGVKPLFAFGHGLSYTTFAYGKLQADKPVTIDGNMTFQLTVKNTGKRAGAEVVQLYIRDVQSSLPRPYKELKAFQKVFLQPNESKTVTFTIDKAALSFFDSAKHQWVAESGIFEAIVGSSSADLRGRVTFDLK from the coding sequence ATGAAGACAAAATTGATTTCCGCAGCCATTTTTGCTATTTTCTGGGGGCAAAACTCGGTTGCACAAGAGGCGAAAAAACCACTTTATTTAGATGTAGACGCCCCCATCGAGGCACGCGTGGAAGATGCGCTTTCGCGACTTACTTTGGAGGAAAAAGTAGCCCTATGTCACGCCCAGTCAAAGTTCAGCTCTGCGGGTGTACCACGGTTGGGCATCCCTGAAAATTGGATGACCGATGGACCTCACGGCATTCGCCCAGAGGTACTTTGGGACGAGTGGGATCAAGCAGGATGGACGAATGATAAATGTACCGCATTTCCCGCACTTACAGGGCTTGCGGCAACTTGGAACCCCGAAATGGCGCATCTCTATGGGGTTGCGATAGGGCAGGAGGCGCGCTATCGCAATAAAAACGTACTTTTGGGTCCTGGGGTTAATATCTATCGCACGCCGCTCAATGGTCGAAACTTCGAATATATGGGCGAAGATCCGTTTTTGGCGTCTCGAATGGTCGTACCTTATGTCCGTGGAGTGCAATCGCAGTCGGTGGCAGCTTGTGTTAAGCACTTCGCATTGAACAATCAAGAGAAGAACCGCCATACTGTGAACGTCAAGGTTGACGACCGAGCTTTGTATGAGATATATCTGCCCGCTTTCAAAGCCGCAGTGCTTGAGGGCAAAACGTGGGCTATAATGCCCGCTTACAACCGATATAAGGGCGAGTGGGCTTGTCAAAACAAGTATTTACTGCAAGATATCCTTCGCAAAGAATGGGGATTTGATGGCGTAACGGTATCTGATTGGGGCGGAGTGAACAACACCGAGGCTGCTGCCCTAAATGGACTGGATATGGAGTTCGGAACTTGGACGGACGGGATGCTTGAGAATAAATCAAATGCCTACGATAACTATTTCTTGGCAGATCCATTCCTCAAAAAGCTCAAATCGGGTGAATATAATGAAAAAGAGGTGCTCGATCCTAAGGTACGCAACATTTTACGATTGATTTTCCGCACTACAATGAGTGTTAATCGCCCTTTTGGGCAGTTTGCGTCGCCCGAACACTTCGAAATTGCGCGTAAAATAGGAGATGAAGCTATTGTACTTCTAAAAAATGAGAAGAATATACTACCTATCGATCCCAAAAAGGTGAAAAAGATAGCTGTAATTGGAGAAAATGCTATCAAAATGATGACTATCGGGGGAGGAAGCTCGCAATTGAAGGCCGCAAAAGAGGTATCTCCTCTCGACGGGCTAAAGGCACGCTTCGCAAATCAAGTAAAGGTAGAATTTGCACGAGGTTATTCCAGTGATGATTATAAAGATCAGGACGGATTGAAAGGTAACGATATCACAGATCATCGCCCTGCCGATGAAATGCAACGTGAGGCAATCGCACTTGCCAAAAATGCTGATGTTGTGGTATTTATCGGGGGCTTAAACAAGCACGATGGGCAGGATTGCGAAGGTAATGACCGCAAATCCTACGGGCTTCCCTACGGACAAGATGCTTTGATAAGCGCACTTGCCAAAGCCAACAAGCGATTGGTAGTGGTGCTCATCTCAGGTAATGCCACTGCGATGCCTTGGGAGCGTCAAGTGCCTGTAATTGTGCAAGATTGGTATCTCGGCTCAGAGGCGGGTACCTCACTTGCCGACGTCCTCAGCGGAGATGTAAATCCATCGGGTAAGCTCCCTTTCACCTTCCCTGTGAAATTAGAAGATAACCCCGCAATTGCCTTGGGTGAGTATCCTGGGGGAGACGATGAGAGCTATAATGAAGGCATTTTAGTGGGCTACCGATATGCGGATACCAAAGGTGTAAAACCGCTGTTTGCCTTTGGCCACGGGCTATCGTATACTACCTTCGCCTACGGAAAACTCCAAGCTGATAAGCCCGTAACTATCGACGGCAATATGACTTTTCAGCTTACGGTAAAGAATACTGGCAAACGTGCTGGGGCAGAGGTAGTGCAACTCTACATACGTGATGTGCAGAGCAGTCTCCCACGACCTTATAAGGAGCTAAAAGCCTTCCAGAAAGTATTTCTACAACCTAATGAAAGCAAGACGGTGACCTTCACTATTGATAAGGCAGCTCTCTCCTTTTTTGACTCAGCTAAGCACCAATGGGTAGCCGAGTCAGGCATCTTTGAGGCTATTGTCGGTAGCTCTTCAGCAGACCTTCGAGGTCGCGTAACTTTTGATCTCAAGTAG